Proteins co-encoded in one Acidobacteriota bacterium genomic window:
- a CDS encoding sigma-54-dependent Fis family transcriptional regulator yields the protein MPDTTIETTQESVSNKAADRIAGSPRILIIDDEAGIRESLDTMLTLEGFTVTLAQDGPSGMDQLARSAYDLLLLDLALPGESGMDLLPRIVEMYPTLPVIMITAFGTMGNVVDAIRAGAENFVQKPWDNEKLLADIRTAIARHRAEEEVVQLKRTLKQRYNFENIVGKSEPMLKLFDLVAQVAPSRSTILIQGESGTGKELIAKAIHGNSPRRERPFVPVNTGAVPSELLESTLFGHVKGAFTSAVTAKKGLFEVANSGTLFLDEIGTMTMDMQAKILRVLQDRRFMHLGGTQEIQVDVRIIAATNVNLQEAVKAGRFREDLFYRLNVITLELPPLRSRREDIPLLAAHFLKFYGNENGMEERTLSPEAMRILMDYEWPGNVRELENAMERGVVLSTGKVIPPELLPAQLTGSSYSASMLEHQPDASLFDLMEEIERRIITDRLERCHWNQTEAAEHFRIPLSTLNQKIKRLNVEIKKRNRD from the coding sequence ATGCCTGATACAACGATAGAGACGACGCAGGAGTCAGTCTCGAACAAGGCAGCCGACCGTATCGCCGGCAGCCCACGAATTTTAATCATCGACGATGAAGCGGGTATTCGCGAGTCGCTCGACACCATGCTGACGCTTGAGGGTTTCACCGTGACGCTGGCACAGGATGGCCCCAGCGGCATGGACCAGCTTGCACGCAGCGCGTACGACCTGTTACTGCTGGATCTTGCGCTGCCTGGCGAGAGCGGCATGGACCTTCTGCCGCGCATCGTCGAGATGTACCCGACACTTCCCGTGATCATGATCACGGCCTTTGGCACGATGGGCAACGTGGTCGACGCCATTCGTGCGGGGGCTGAGAACTTTGTCCAGAAGCCGTGGGACAACGAAAAGCTGCTGGCCGACATTCGCACGGCGATTGCACGGCATCGCGCCGAGGAAGAGGTTGTTCAACTCAAGCGGACGCTGAAGCAGCGCTACAACTTCGAGAACATCGTCGGTAAGAGCGAGCCGATGCTGAAGCTGTTCGACCTGGTGGCCCAGGTCGCTCCCAGCCGTTCGACGATCTTGATCCAAGGGGAGAGCGGGACGGGCAAGGAACTGATCGCGAAGGCCATCCATGGAAACTCGCCTCGGCGTGAACGGCCTTTTGTGCCGGTCAACACAGGAGCAGTGCCTTCGGAGCTGCTGGAGTCGACGCTCTTCGGCCACGTCAAGGGCGCGTTTACCTCTGCCGTCACTGCGAAGAAGGGGCTGTTTGAGGTTGCGAACAGCGGCACGCTCTTTCTCGATGAGATCGGGACGATGACGATGGACATGCAGGCGAAGATTCTGCGGGTGTTGCAGGACCGGCGCTTTATGCATCTGGGCGGGACGCAGGAGATCCAGGTCGATGTCCGCATCATCGCCGCGACCAATGTCAATCTGCAGGAGGCGGTGAAGGCCGGACGGTTCCGCGAGGACCTCTTCTACCGGCTCAACGTGATTACGCTGGAGCTGCCGCCGCTTCGATCGCGGCGCGAGGACATTCCGCTGCTGGCGGCGCACTTCCTGAAGTTCTATGGCAACGAGAATGGCATGGAGGAACGCACGCTCTCGCCTGAGGCGATGCGCATTCTGATGGACTATGAGTGGCCGGGGAACGTTCGCGAGCTGGAGAACGCGATGGAGCGCGGCGTCGTGCTGTCGACCGGCAAGGTGATTCCGCCGGAGCTTCTGCCGGCGCAGCTTACCGGAAGCAGCTACTCGGCGAGCATGCTGGAGCATCAGCCGGACGCTTCCCTGTTTGACCTGATGGAAGAGATCGAGCGGCGCATCATTACCGACAGGCTGGAGCGCTGCCATTGGAACCAGACGGAGGCGGCGGAACACTTTCGCATTCCGCTGTCGACGCTGAACCAGAAGATCAAACGACTCAACGTTGAGATCAAGAAGCGCAATAGGGATTGA
- the hpnH gene encoding adenosyl-hopene transferase HpnH, whose protein sequence is MAVPVSQAWTVATYVLKQKLAGRKRYPLVLMLEPLFRCNLACAGCGKIQYPAHILKTDLSPEECFKAAEECGTPMVSIPGGEPLLHPQMPEIVAGLVARKKYVYMCTNALLLKEKLHLFKPSKYLSFSVHLDGEKEHHDFSVCREGGHDIAMEGIRTAVAAGFRVTTNTTLFDGADPNSVRRHFDQLMAAGVESMMVSPGYTYDKAPDQNHFLGKAKSRRLFRAILSNRKKSWEFNTHPLFAEFLMGKRNFECTPWGMPTFSIFGWQKPCYLLQDGYADSFKELMETTEWSNYGAKSGNPQCANCMVHSGHEASAVDYNFGTLKGFIETAKAYMFPSTYPDQEAEKLLNEWKPAHAMPLVQIQGATKDQLQPVSGD, encoded by the coding sequence ATGGCGGTACCGGTCTCACAGGCCTGGACGGTTGCAACCTACGTGCTGAAGCAGAAGCTGGCGGGACGCAAGCGCTACCCGCTCGTGCTCATGCTCGAGCCGCTCTTTCGCTGCAACCTCGCCTGCGCGGGCTGCGGCAAGATTCAGTATCCGGCGCACATCCTCAAGACAGACCTCTCGCCAGAGGAGTGCTTCAAGGCAGCCGAAGAGTGCGGCACACCGATGGTCTCCATCCCCGGCGGAGAGCCGCTGCTCCATCCGCAGATGCCGGAGATCGTCGCTGGCCTGGTCGCCCGCAAGAAGTACGTCTACATGTGCACCAACGCTCTGCTGCTCAAGGAGAAACTGCACCTCTTCAAGCCGTCGAAGTACCTCTCCTTCTCCGTGCACCTCGATGGCGAAAAGGAGCACCATGACTTCTCCGTCTGCCGCGAGGGCGGGCACGACATCGCCATGGAGGGCATCCGCACCGCCGTCGCCGCAGGATTCCGCGTCACCACCAACACGACGCTCTTCGACGGTGCTGATCCGAACAGCGTGCGCCGCCACTTCGACCAGCTTATGGCCGCGGGCGTCGAGAGCATGATGGTTTCGCCTGGCTACACCTACGACAAGGCGCCGGACCAGAACCACTTCCTCGGCAAGGCGAAGTCGCGCCGTCTGTTCCGCGCCATCCTCTCCAACCGAAAGAAGTCCTGGGAGTTCAACACCCACCCCCTCTTCGCCGAGTTCCTGATGGGCAAGCGCAACTTTGAGTGCACGCCCTGGGGCATGCCGACCTTCTCCATCTTCGGCTGGCAGAAGCCCTGCTACCTCCTCCAGGACGGCTACGCCGACTCCTTCAAAGAACTGATGGAGACGACCGAGTGGTCCAACTACGGCGCAAAGAGCGGCAACCCGCAGTGCGCCAACTGCATGGTCCACTCCGGCCACGAGGCCTCAGCGGTCGACTACAACTTTGGCACACTAAAGGGATTCATCGAAACCGCGAAGGCCTACATGTTCCCGTCGACCTATCCTGACCAGGAAGCGGAGAAGCTGCTCAACGAGTGGAAGCCGGCGCACGCGATGCCGCTGGTGCAGATTCAGGGCGCAACGAAAGACCAACTGCAGCCGGTCTCGGGAGACTAA
- a CDS encoding nucleoside phosphorylase has translation MRIAIVAALPGELKPLVRGWEKHSSGTKGVSIWKSSQNGDELIAVCGGMGASAATRSFAAAEMLGAPDLVLSVGWAGALDSGMRTGQCYIPSAVVDVQTGERFQMAEGGRQLLLATTPQVADRDEKRRLWRSYGAALVDMESATIARLAQIRQIPLCCFKAVSDGPDARLPNLNRFIDGQGQMRMASFLAHVALQPRFWKPLARLGRNSGLAADALAEKINKFLLEKNVQRTNRTGAV, from the coding sequence ATGAGGATCGCGATCGTCGCTGCGCTCCCCGGCGAGTTGAAACCGCTTGTGCGCGGATGGGAGAAGCATTCCTCCGGGACGAAAGGTGTCTCCATATGGAAGTCATCTCAGAACGGTGACGAGCTGATCGCCGTCTGCGGAGGCATGGGCGCCTCCGCGGCCACGCGCAGCTTCGCCGCAGCCGAAATGCTCGGCGCTCCCGATTTGGTCTTGTCTGTCGGCTGGGCCGGCGCGCTCGATTCAGGAATGCGCACGGGCCAGTGTTACATTCCCTCTGCGGTGGTCGACGTCCAGACCGGTGAACGCTTCCAGATGGCCGAGGGAGGCCGACAGTTGCTGCTCGCAACCACTCCACAGGTCGCTGACAGGGATGAGAAGCGAAGGCTCTGGCGCAGCTATGGCGCTGCACTTGTCGATATGGAGTCCGCAACGATCGCTCGTCTTGCGCAGATTCGCCAGATTCCGCTCTGCTGCTTCAAGGCGGTCTCCGACGGCCCCGACGCACGCCTGCCCAACCTCAATCGCTTCATCGACGGGCAGGGGCAGATGCGGATGGCGTCGTTCCTCGCCCACGTCGCCCTCCAGCCACGGTTCTGGAAACCCTTGGCCAGACTGGGAAGAAACAGTGGCCTGGCCGCCGATGCGCTCGCGGAGAAGATAAACAAGTTCCTGCTGGAAAAGAACGTCCAGCGAACAAACAGAACGGGAGCAGTCTAG
- a CDS encoding NAD-dependent epimerase/dehydratase family protein, whose translation MRVFITGATGFVGSHVARRYAAEGARLVLLTRSTSRTDALAGLNAEIVTGDLRQPEGLRSALKGCDALVHVAADYRLWVRDPQQMYLANVDGTRELLRLARETGVQRVVYTSSVATMGFKSDGTIVDEDTPVSLADMIGHYKRSKFLGEQEAIKAARSGQHVMILNPTTPIGPGDIKPTPTGRIIVDFLNKKFPAYVDTGLNLVDVDEVARMHVAALDHGTPGERYILGGENLTLKQILDRMSAITGLPSPTMKVPHAVAMAFAFFDETITGKLRGKEPRATVEAVRMGKKTMFASSARAERDLGFKVLPIYNALRSAIDWFVEHGYAPRYGGPAV comes from the coding sequence GTGCGCGTATTCATTACTGGAGCCACAGGCTTTGTAGGTTCTCACGTAGCGCGCAGGTATGCCGCCGAGGGCGCGCGCCTTGTCCTTCTCACGCGTTCAACCAGCCGGACAGACGCACTGGCGGGGCTCAACGCAGAGATCGTCACCGGCGATCTCCGGCAACCCGAGGGCCTACGCTCCGCTCTCAAAGGCTGCGACGCTCTCGTCCATGTCGCAGCGGACTACCGCCTTTGGGTCCGCGACCCCCAGCAAATGTACTTGGCCAATGTCGACGGCACCCGCGAGTTGCTGCGCCTGGCCCGCGAGACCGGCGTCCAGCGTGTCGTCTACACCTCCAGCGTAGCCACGATGGGCTTCAAGTCCGACGGCACCATCGTCGACGAGGACACGCCCGTCTCGCTTGCCGACATGATCGGCCACTACAAGCGCTCGAAGTTTCTCGGCGAACAGGAGGCCATCAAGGCCGCCCGCTCCGGCCAGCATGTCATGATCCTGAACCCGACAACCCCCATCGGCCCCGGGGACATCAAACCTACTCCTACAGGGAGAATTATCGTCGACTTCCTCAATAAGAAGTTTCCCGCCTACGTCGACACCGGCTTGAACCTCGTCGATGTAGACGAGGTTGCACGCATGCACGTCGCGGCGCTCGACCATGGCACGCCCGGCGAACGCTACATCCTCGGTGGAGAGAACCTGACGCTCAAGCAGATCCTCGACCGCATGTCGGCCATCACCGGCCTGCCGTCACCCACCATGAAGGTCCCTCACGCCGTTGCCATGGCCTTCGCCTTCTTTGACGAAACAATCACCGGCAAACTGCGCGGCAAGGAACCGCGCGCCACCGTTGAAGCTGTCCGCATGGGGAAGAAGACGATGTTCGCTTCTTCTGCCAGGGCCGAACGCGACCTTGGCTTCAAAGTCCTCCCCATCTACAACGCATTGCGTTCGGCCATCGACTGGTTCGTCGAGCATGGATATGCCCCAAGATACGGCGGTCCAGCGGTATGA
- a CDS encoding zinc-dependent dehydrogenase codes for MRAAVYRGINDVRVETISVPEIGPGEVLVKIHTCGICGTDLKKIHTGSHSAPRVFGHEMAGTIAAVGEGITGFKVGDRVMAYHHIPCGECFYCRKHTFAQCETYKKVGCTAGFAPSGGGFAEYIRVMDWIVRRGLVKIPDGVPFEQAAFIEPVNTCYKAIDMLNLQTDETVLVIGQGPIGILLAALAKRTGATVLTSDLYPERHAVAAKFGLNHPLDARGDVVAAAKAATEGRGADVALVAVGGNALIKVAMDAIRPGGRVMLFAATQHGEAPFDPAAVCMDEKTLMGSYSASVAINDDVAQLVLEGYNEGFDLTQLISHRFSVEDAVAAIDLASNPQPDSMKIVIQS; via the coding sequence ATGCGCGCCGCCGTCTATCGCGGCATCAATGACGTCCGTGTCGAAACGATCTCCGTACCTGAGATCGGCCCCGGAGAGGTGCTGGTAAAGATCCACACCTGCGGAATCTGCGGGACCGACCTCAAAAAAATCCACACCGGCTCACACTCCGCTCCCCGCGTCTTCGGACACGAGATGGCCGGCACCATCGCGGCTGTCGGCGAAGGCATCACGGGCTTCAAGGTCGGAGACCGCGTCATGGCCTACCACCATATCCCCTGCGGTGAATGTTTCTACTGCCGCAAGCACACCTTCGCCCAATGCGAGACCTACAAGAAGGTCGGCTGCACCGCAGGCTTTGCGCCCTCGGGCGGCGGCTTCGCCGAATACATTCGCGTAATGGACTGGATCGTGCGCCGAGGCCTGGTGAAGATCCCAGACGGCGTCCCCTTTGAGCAGGCGGCCTTCATCGAGCCGGTCAATACCTGCTACAAAGCCATCGACATGCTCAACCTGCAAACGGATGAAACTGTGCTGGTCATCGGGCAGGGGCCGATCGGGATCCTGCTCGCCGCACTGGCCAAGCGAACCGGAGCAACCGTACTGACGAGCGACCTCTACCCCGAGCGCCACGCCGTCGCGGCAAAGTTCGGTCTCAACCACCCTCTCGACGCCCGTGGTGACGTGGTGGCCGCAGCAAAAGCCGCCACCGAAGGCCGAGGCGCCGACGTTGCACTGGTCGCCGTGGGAGGCAACGCCCTGATCAAGGTGGCAATGGATGCCATCCGTCCCGGTGGCCGCGTCATGCTCTTCGCCGCTACGCAACACGGCGAAGCCCCGTTCGACCCCGCTGCTGTTTGCATGGACGAGAAGACGCTCATGGGCTCCTACAGCGCCTCCGTTGCCATCAACGACGACGTCGCACAGCTAGTGCTAGAGGGCTACAACGAAGGCTTCGACCTGACACAGCTCATCTCGCACCGCTTTTCAGTCGAGGACGCCGTAGCCGCCATCGATCTGGCCTCAAACCCACAGCCCGATTCGATGAAGATCGTCATCCAGTCCTAA